One window of the Larus michahellis chromosome 24, bLarMic1.1, whole genome shotgun sequence genome contains the following:
- the UBQLN4 gene encoding ubiquilin-4 isoform X4, with product MAEPSGGGGPGPGGEGEAGPGGPGGALIRVTVKTPKDKEEIVIADGASVREFKEEISRRFKAKQDQLVLIFAGKILKDGDTLNQHGIKDGLTVHLVIKTPQKVQDSTSAASAPNAASAPTANPSSPAAPSQPSTSSSAGSDTGSGSRRSSGSGTMGGPGDGGPNSATSILSGFGGITGLGNLGMGSANFMELQQQMQRQLMSNPEMLSQIMENPLVQNMMSNPDLMRQMIMANPQMQQLMERNPEISHMLNNPELMRQTMELARNPAMMQEMMRNQDRALSNLESIPGGYNALRRMYTDIQEPMFSAAREQFGNNPFSSLTGNSDSSSSQPLRTENREPLPNPWSPTPPASQSQAPSSEGSTGSATTQSTPTVSNPFGLNAASIGAGMFNSPEMQGLLQQISENPQLMQNMISAPYMRSMMQTLAQNPDFAAQIMVNVPLFAGNPQLQEQLRLQLPVFLQQMQNPDSLSILTNPRAMQALLQIQQGLQTLQTEAPGLVPRRRVLKCDSNSSWSS from the exons ATGGCGgagccgagcggcggcggcgggcccggccccggcggggagggcgaggcggggccgggcggccccggcggggctcTCATCCGCGTCACGGTGAAGACCCCTAAGGACAAGGAGGAGATCGTCATCGCGGACGGCGCCTCCGTGCGcgag ttcaaaGAAGAGATTTCCAGGCGGTTTAAAGCCAAACAGGATCAGCTGGTTCTGATCTTTGCTGGGAAGATCCTGAAGGATGGAGACACGTTGAATCAACATGGGATCAAAGATGGGCTGACTGTACACTTGGTCATTAAGACTCCACAGAA GGTCCAAGATTCAACATCTGCTGCTTCTGCCCCCAATGCTGCTTCTGCCCCCACTGCAAACCCTTCTTCTCCTGCTGCCCCGTCTCAGCCTTCCACATCCAGCAGCGCCGGTTCTGACACAGGGAGCGGCAGCAGACGGAGCAGTGGGTCAGGGACCATGGGAGGTCCTGGAGACGGAGGCCCTAATAGTGCTACATCCATCCTGT CTGGCTTTGGTGGCATCACTGGGCTGGGCAACCTTGGGATGGGCTCTGCCAACTTCATGGAGCTCCAGCAGCAGATGCAGCGGCAGCTGATGTCCAACCCAGAGATGCTGTCTCAGATCATGGAGAATCCCTTGGTGCAGAACATGATGTCTAACCCTGACCTCATGAGACAGATGATCATGGCCAATCCCCAGATGCAGCAGCTCATGGAGAGAAATCCAGAGATAAGCCACATGCTGAATAACCCGGAGCTCATGAGGCAG acAATGGAATTGGCTCGTAACCCTGCCATGATGCAGGAGATGATGCGGAACCAGGACCGTGCTTTGAGTAACCTCGAGAGCATTCCAGGAGGATACAACGCCCTGCGCCGGATGTACACGGACATCCAGGAGCCCATGTTTAGTGCAGCCAGGGAGCAG ttTGGCAACaatcctttctcttccttgacGGGGAATTCTGATAGCTCAAGCTCTCAGCCTTTGCGGACGGAGAACAGAGAGCCGTTACCGAACCCCTGGAGCCCCACGCCCCCTGCTTCCCAGAGCCAGGCACCCAGCAGCGAAGGGAGCACCGGCTCAGCAACGACCCAAAGCACACCGACTGTATCCAACCCCTTTGGGCTGAATGCTGCTAGCATTGGGGCTG GCATGTTTAACAGCCCAGAGATGCAAGGCCTCCTGCAGCAAATTTCTGAAAACCCTCAGCTGATGCAGAACATGATCTCTGCCCCTTATATGCGGAGCATGATGCAAACTCTTGCTCAGAACCCAGACTTTGCAGCACAG ATCATGGTAAATGTCCCCCTCTTTGCTGGGAATCCACAGCTTCAAGAACAGCTCCGCCTTCAGCTCCCTGTCTTCCTGCAGCAG ATGCAGAACCCAGACTCCCTCTCCATTCTCACCAACCCCCGCGCCATGCAGGCGCTCCTCCAAATCCAGCAGGGACTCCAGACGCTGCAAACGGAGGCCCCAGGACTAGTGCCAAG